Proteins encoded by one window of Streptacidiphilus sp. PB12-B1b:
- a CDS encoding NAD(P)/FAD-dependent oxidoreductase, translating into MATTSAAAPARSRYDVVVVGGGHNGLVAAAYLARAGRSVLLLERLGHTGGAAVSERAFAGVDARLSRYSYLVSLLPRQIVADLALPVELRRRRVSSYTPVERDGRPTGLLVDNGDEAATADGFLRLTGSDREYRAWREFYDRTARVARAAFPTLTEPLPTRSELRKRIGDDAAWEALFERPLGEAVEASFQDDLVRGVVLTDALIGTFSHAHDPSLRQNRCFLYHVIGNGTGDWDVPVGGMGAVTDALAAAARTAGAELLTGCQVSAVRTDGTEAEVEFRRGGDELRIGARQVLCNAAPRELERLLGEPPTGPDPEGSQLKVNMLLRRLPRLRDRGVDPRAAFAGTFHVAESYRQLADAHREASEGAVPSAAPSELYCHSLTDPSILGPELREQGCQTLTLFGLQLPARLFAGRDHDAVRAAALTAVLAQLDAVLDEPLADCLATDADGRPCLEVRSPLDLERDLGLPGGNIFHRDLSFPFAEDEDRQDGRSDRWGVATAHPNVLLCGAGAVRGGGVSGIPGHNAAMAALGR; encoded by the coding sequence ATGGCCACCACCTCTGCCGCAGCACCCGCCCGCAGCCGCTACGACGTGGTCGTGGTCGGCGGCGGCCACAACGGACTGGTCGCCGCCGCCTACCTGGCCAGGGCCGGACGCAGCGTGCTGCTGCTGGAGCGGCTCGGCCACACCGGTGGCGCGGCGGTCTCGGAGCGGGCCTTCGCCGGGGTGGACGCCCGGCTGTCGCGCTACTCCTACCTGGTGAGTCTGCTGCCCCGGCAGATCGTGGCGGACCTGGCGCTCCCGGTCGAGCTGCGGCGGCGCCGGGTCTCCTCGTACACGCCGGTGGAGCGTGACGGACGCCCGACAGGTCTGCTGGTCGACAACGGGGACGAGGCCGCCACCGCCGACGGCTTCCTCCGGCTGACCGGCTCGGACCGGGAGTACCGGGCCTGGCGGGAGTTCTACGACCGCACCGCCCGGGTGGCCCGCGCCGCCTTCCCGACCTTGACCGAGCCGCTGCCGACCCGCTCCGAGCTGCGGAAGCGCATCGGCGACGACGCGGCGTGGGAGGCCCTGTTCGAGCGGCCGCTGGGAGAGGCCGTGGAGGCGTCCTTCCAGGACGACCTGGTCCGGGGCGTGGTCCTGACCGATGCCCTGATCGGGACGTTCAGCCACGCCCACGACCCCTCCCTGCGGCAGAACCGCTGCTTCCTCTACCACGTGATCGGCAACGGGACCGGCGACTGGGACGTCCCGGTCGGCGGCATGGGCGCGGTCACCGATGCCCTGGCGGCGGCCGCCCGCACCGCCGGTGCCGAGCTGCTGACGGGCTGCCAGGTGTCGGCGGTGCGGACCGACGGCACCGAGGCCGAGGTGGAGTTCCGCCGGGGCGGCGACGAGCTGCGGATCGGCGCCCGGCAGGTGCTGTGCAACGCCGCCCCGCGCGAGCTGGAGCGGCTGCTGGGGGAGCCTCCCACGGGCCCCGACCCGGAGGGCTCGCAGCTGAAGGTGAACATGCTGCTGCGGCGCCTGCCCCGGCTGCGCGACCGGGGCGTGGACCCGCGTGCGGCCTTCGCCGGGACCTTCCACGTCGCCGAGTCCTACCGGCAGCTGGCCGACGCCCACCGCGAGGCCTCGGAGGGCGCGGTGCCGTCCGCCGCGCCGTCCGAGCTGTACTGCCACTCCCTGACCGACCCGTCGATCCTGGGCCCGGAGCTGCGGGAGCAGGGCTGTCAGACGCTCACCCTGTTCGGGTTGCAGCTGCCCGCCCGGCTGTTCGCCGGCCGGGACCACGACGCCGTCCGGGCCGCCGCCCTCACGGCGGTGCTGGCCCAGCTGGACGCCGTGCTGGACGAACCGCTGGCCGACTGCCTGGCCACCGACGCCGACGGCCGTCCCTGCCTGGAGGTCCGCAGCCCGCTGGACCTGGAGCGCGACCTCGGCCTGCCCGGCGGCAACATCTTCCACCGCGACCTGTCCTTCCCCTTCGCCGAGGACGAGGACCGGCAGGACGGCCGGTCCGACCGTTGGGGTGTGGCCACGGCCCACCCCAACGTCCTGCTCTGCGGCGCGGGCGCGGTGCGCGGCGGCGGCGTCAGCGGCATCCCCGGCCACAACGCGGCCATGGCCGCGCTGGGCCGGTGA
- a CDS encoding aminotransferase class V-fold PLP-dependent enzyme, whose translation MSSSSAPLSVSDRTSPFAAAFPGLRRPGPDGRPFVHADAPGGAQVTDSVITAMADYLRRSNANPSRGFTTSVETAELIASVRDRCAGLVGADPGGVVFGPSSTMLIWHFARAFAETLDAGDNIVCTQLDHEANVSPWLAVARSRGAEVRFVPLDPDTFELDYAALPGLVDRRTRLVAFTRSSNLIGSIVRVEPLVEAARSVSALTFSDGVAAAAHRPLDQLAHGIDVSVCSAYKFFGPHLALLTAGPDLLDRFAPDRIRPAAKSGPRRWEMGTLALESLAGLGAAVDYLTATGYPAIAAQERELTVRTLDGLRRLRHVRLHGLDSAEGREPIFAVTVERRSTHEVASLLADRGVFVAAGDSYATECAKALGLPPSEGAVRFGLVHYHGDDDVDRILEALDDLRPGG comes from the coding sequence ATGTCCTCCTCTTCCGCGCCCCTCTCCGTCTCCGATCGGACCTCGCCCTTCGCCGCCGCCTTCCCCGGCCTGCGGCGGCCCGGCCCCGACGGCCGCCCCTTCGTGCACGCCGACGCGCCGGGCGGCGCCCAGGTCACCGACAGCGTCATCACCGCCATGGCGGACTACCTGCGCCGGTCCAACGCCAACCCGTCCCGGGGGTTCACCACGTCCGTGGAGACCGCGGAGCTGATCGCCTCGGTCCGCGACCGGTGCGCCGGTCTTGTCGGCGCCGACCCCGGCGGGGTGGTTTTCGGTCCCAGCAGCACCATGCTGATCTGGCACTTCGCCCGCGCGTTCGCCGAGACGCTCGACGCCGGCGACAACATCGTGTGCACGCAGCTCGACCACGAGGCCAATGTGTCGCCCTGGCTCGCCGTTGCCCGCAGCCGGGGCGCCGAGGTGCGCTTCGTACCGCTGGACCCCGACACCTTCGAACTGGACTACGCAGCCCTGCCCGGCCTGGTCGACCGGCGGACCCGCCTGGTCGCCTTCACCCGCTCCTCGAACCTGATCGGCTCCATCGTCCGGGTCGAACCCCTGGTGGAGGCCGCCCGGTCGGTCAGCGCACTCACCTTCTCCGACGGGGTGGCAGCCGCAGCCCACCGCCCGCTGGACCAGCTCGCCCACGGCATCGACGTCAGCGTCTGCTCGGCCTACAAGTTCTTCGGGCCGCACCTCGCCCTGCTGACGGCCGGTCCCGACCTGCTCGACCGCTTCGCCCCCGACCGGATCCGCCCGGCAGCGAAAAGCGGCCCCCGGCGGTGGGAGATGGGCACGCTCGCCCTGGAATCCCTCGCCGGGCTGGGCGCCGCCGTCGACTACCTCACGGCCACCGGCTACCCCGCGATCGCCGCGCAGGAAAGGGAGTTGACGGTGCGCACGCTCGACGGGCTCCGCCGCCTGCGGCACGTCCGGCTGCACGGCCTCGACAGCGCGGAGGGCCGGGAGCCGATCTTCGCGGTCACCGTGGAGCGCCGGTCGACCCACGAGGTCGCGTCGCTCCTGGCCGACCGTGGGGTGTTCGTCGCGGCCGGCGACAGCTACGCGACGGAGTGCGCCAAGGCCCTCGGCCTGCCGCCGTCCGAGGGGGCCGTGCGCTTCGGGCTCGTCCACTACCACGGCGACGACGACGTCGACCGGATCCTGGAGGCGCTCGACGACCTGCGCCCGGGCGGCTGA